Proteins encoded together in one bacterium window:
- the rnz gene encoding ribonuclease Z — protein MIRVTFLGTAASRPTVGRNVSAILINREGELLMFDCGEGTQRQMMRFGTGFTVRDIFVTHMHADHFLGIIGLLRTMGLQGRQEPIALWAPVGGGSILRDAVNLGVERVSFGIEIHELEPDQRVERDGYDIIAYRTQHGGRSLGYVLAEHQRRGRFNPERARELGVPEGPLFGKLHRGEPVEVNGRIVRPEDVVGPPRPGRKIVYTGDTRPTRRTVEVAREADLLIHDATFSHDEVDRARTTGHSTAREAAEVARRAGVLRLALTHISSRYADDPRALEREARAVFHGAFVAYDGLELEVPYRQEEGG, from the coding sequence ATGATCCGCGTCACATTCCTGGGCACCGCCGCGAGCCGCCCCACCGTCGGCCGGAACGTCAGCGCGATCCTGATCAACCGCGAGGGCGAGCTGCTGATGTTCGACTGCGGCGAGGGCACGCAGCGGCAGATGATGCGGTTCGGGACCGGCTTCACGGTGCGGGACATTTTCGTCACGCACATGCACGCGGACCACTTCCTGGGCATCATCGGGCTGCTGCGCACGATGGGGCTCCAGGGGAGGCAGGAGCCCATCGCGCTGTGGGCGCCGGTCGGCGGCGGCTCGATCCTCCGCGATGCCGTGAACCTCGGCGTCGAGCGCGTGTCGTTCGGCATCGAGATCCACGAGCTGGAGCCGGACCAGCGCGTCGAGCGTGACGGCTACGACATCATCGCGTACCGCACGCAGCACGGCGGACGTTCCCTGGGCTACGTGCTCGCCGAGCACCAGCGCCGCGGCCGCTTCAACCCGGAGCGTGCGCGCGAGTTGGGCGTGCCGGAAGGGCCGCTGTTCGGCAAGCTGCACCGCGGCGAGCCGGTGGAGGTGAACGGCCGGATCGTGCGGCCGGAGGACGTCGTGGGGCCGCCGCGCCCTGGCCGGAAGATCGTCTACACGGGCGACACGCGGCCCACGCGGCGCACGGTCGAGGTGGCGCGGGAGGCGGACCTCCTGATCCACGACGCCACCTTCTCCCACGACGAGGTGGACCGCGCCCGCACGACCGGCCACTCCACCGCGCGGGAGGCGGCCGAGGTCGCCCGGCGGGCCGGCGTCCTCCGTCTCGCCCTGACCCACATCTCGTCCCGCTACGCGGACGACCCGCGGGCGCTCGAGCGCGAGGCGCGCGCGGTGTTCCACGGCGCCTTCGTCGCCTACGACGGGCTCGAGCTCGAGGTGCCGTACCGCCAGGAGGAGGGCGGGTGA
- a CDS encoding prephenate dehydrogenase/arogenate dehydrogenase family protein: MAAGDAAHEFRCVAIVGLGLIGGSLALALRRLPDPPRIVATSADSADLERALADGIVDSAAADPASAVGEADLVVYATPVSVTLELLASTRSRIRDGAVVTDVGSVKRSVVSRARAVGLGARFVGGHPLAGSHRSGFAAARADLYDGARVWLTPPEGGRTQDGEETRALERVAALWRSVGAEPAVIGAEEHDRLMAWASHLPQLAASALATALARGGIAPADLGPGGADTTRIAASPPSLWADILRHNADYLRRPLESLQGALAHFAAALERGDREALERLLAVASAWRSEE; encoded by the coding sequence ATGGCAGCGGGCGATGCGGCCCACGAGTTCCGCTGCGTCGCCATCGTGGGGCTCGGCCTCATCGGCGGATCGCTCGCGCTGGCGTTGCGGCGGCTGCCGGACCCGCCCCGCATCGTCGCGACCAGCGCGGACTCCGCGGACCTGGAGCGCGCGCTGGCCGACGGGATCGTGGACAGCGCCGCGGCCGATCCGGCGAGCGCGGTGGGAGAGGCGGACCTCGTCGTCTATGCCACCCCCGTGAGCGTCACACTCGAGCTGCTGGCCTCGACCCGCTCACGGATCCGGGACGGTGCCGTGGTGACCGACGTCGGCAGCGTCAAGCGCTCCGTGGTGAGCCGTGCCCGCGCGGTGGGGCTGGGTGCCCGGTTCGTCGGAGGCCATCCCCTCGCCGGCAGCCACCGGTCCGGCTTCGCCGCGGCCCGCGCCGACCTGTACGACGGCGCCCGCGTCTGGCTCACGCCACCGGAAGGCGGCCGCACGCAGGACGGGGAGGAGACGCGCGCACTCGAACGCGTCGCCGCGCTCTGGCGGAGCGTGGGCGCCGAGCCCGCGGTGATCGGGGCCGAGGAGCACGACCGGCTCATGGCGTGGGCGAGCCACCTTCCACAGCTCGCGGCGTCCGCCCTGGCCACGGCGCTCGCGCGGGGGGGCATCGCTCCCGCCGATCTCGGCCCCGGCGGCGCGGACACCACCCGCATCGCCGCGAGCCCGCCCTCCCTTTGGGCGGACATCCTGCGCCACAACGCCGACTACCTGCGCCGGCCGCTGGAGTCGCTGCAGGGCGCGCTCGCCCACTTCGCCGCCGCCCTCGAGCGCGGCGACCGCGAGGCGCTCGAGCGCCTGCTCGCCGTTGCCAGCGCCTGGCGTTCGGAGGAGTGA
- the aroA gene encoding 3-phosphoshikimate 1-carboxyvinyltransferase: MSYDARYELHVPGDKSITHRALMLAALARGTSRLSGLLPAADTQSTARVLRALGVHLPDVPEDGAPIVIAGHGLRPFRQPAGPLDCGNSGTTARLMLGLLAGHPFRAVLTGDDSLRSRPMRRVTEPLTRMGACFTELGEPDRLPIEVEGGPLRPIQYASPRASAQVKSALLLAGLTGGARVEVTEPVASRDHTERMLRAMGADLTVRCGADGVCITLEPPALLEPLDLTVPGDFSSAAFFIALGLLSRTGPLRIRRVGINPTRTGLIPVLERMGARIELLEACDVCGEPVADVFVWPSALEATTVEAAEIPAMIDEVPVLAVLAARARGETRITGAAELRVKESDRLAALAANLRAIGAEAEELPDGLIVRGSDAPLAGRVRSFGDHRIAMAFGVLAALPDHRIEIDDPSVVAISNPAFWADVRRVAAALERS, from the coding sequence ATGTCGTACGACGCTCGCTACGAGCTCCACGTCCCTGGCGACAAGTCCATCACGCACCGGGCGCTGATGCTCGCCGCGCTCGCCCGCGGCACCAGCCGCCTGAGCGGCCTGCTGCCGGCCGCGGACACGCAGTCCACCGCCCGCGTGCTGCGCGCGCTGGGCGTGCATCTCCCGGACGTACCGGAGGACGGCGCCCCCATCGTCATCGCAGGACACGGGCTTCGTCCGTTCCGCCAGCCCGCCGGCCCGCTGGACTGCGGCAACAGCGGCACCACGGCCCGGCTGATGCTCGGCCTGCTGGCGGGACACCCGTTCCGGGCCGTCCTCACCGGCGACGACTCGCTCCGCTCCCGCCCGATGCGCCGCGTCACCGAGCCGCTCACCCGTATGGGCGCATGCTTCACCGAGCTCGGCGAGCCGGACCGCCTCCCCATCGAGGTCGAAGGCGGGCCGCTCCGGCCCATCCAGTACGCGAGCCCCCGCGCCAGCGCGCAGGTCAAGAGCGCATTGCTCCTGGCCGGCCTCACCGGCGGCGCGCGGGTCGAGGTCACCGAGCCCGTGGCCTCTCGCGATCACACCGAGCGCATGCTCCGGGCGATGGGCGCCGACCTCACGGTGCGGTGCGGTGCGGACGGCGTGTGCATCACCCTCGAGCCGCCAGCCCTCCTCGAGCCCCTCGACCTCACCGTGCCCGGCGACTTCTCGTCCGCCGCGTTCTTCATCGCGCTCGGCTTGCTCTCGCGCACCGGGCCGCTCCGCATCCGGCGCGTCGGCATCAACCCCACGCGCACCGGCCTGATCCCCGTCCTCGAGCGGATGGGGGCCCGGATCGAGCTGCTGGAGGCGTGCGACGTTTGCGGTGAGCCGGTCGCCGACGTATTCGTATGGCCGTCGGCGCTCGAGGCGACCACCGTCGAGGCCGCCGAGATCCCGGCCATGATCGACGAGGTGCCGGTGCTCGCCGTCCTCGCCGCCCGAGCCCGCGGCGAGACCCGCATCACCGGCGCCGCCGAGCTCCGGGTCAAGGAGTCCGACCGGCTGGCCGCCCTCGCAGCGAACCTGCGCGCCATCGGCGCCGAGGCCGAAGAGCTCCCGGACGGCCTCATCGTCCGCGGCTCCGACGCACCGCTCGCCGGACGCGTACGGAGCTTCGGCGACCACCGCATCGCCATGGCCTTCGGCGTCCTCGCGGCGCTGCCCGATCACCGCATCGAGATCGACGACCCCAGCGTCGTCGCCATCAGCAACCCCGCCTTCTGGGCGGACGTTCGCCGCGTGGCTGCGGCACTGGAGCGCTCATGA
- a CDS encoding (d)CMP kinase — protein sequence MIIAIDGPAGSGKTTTARAVAQQLGFRHLETGAFYRAITLAALRAGIPPEKWGELTGADLDELGFEVRPDDFGFRFYLGDEDVTDALRSDLVTQRVSDMAAVPAVRAWMLGRIRAAAREADVVADGRDIGTIVFPNADIKIFLTARPEVRARRRLLQRGSAEPTPAAIAAEAERLTERDRKDSERATAPLRRAPDAVVVDTTALTFDQQVERIVGLVVRRSKRP from the coding sequence ATGATCATCGCGATTGACGGGCCCGCGGGCTCCGGTAAGACGACGACCGCGCGGGCTGTCGCCCAGCAGCTCGGCTTCCGGCACCTCGAGACCGGCGCCTTCTACCGCGCCATCACCCTGGCCGCCCTCCGCGCCGGCATCCCGCCGGAGAAGTGGGGCGAGCTCACCGGCGCCGACCTGGACGAGCTGGGCTTCGAGGTGCGCCCCGACGACTTCGGCTTCCGGTTCTACCTCGGCGATGAGGACGTGACCGACGCCCTTCGTAGCGACCTGGTCACCCAGCGGGTCTCGGATATGGCGGCGGTGCCCGCCGTCCGGGCCTGGATGCTCGGCCGCATCCGGGCCGCCGCCCGGGAGGCGGACGTCGTCGCCGACGGCCGCGACATCGGCACCATCGTGTTCCCGAACGCCGACATCAAGATCTTCCTGACCGCCCGGCCCGAGGTCCGCGCCAGGCGCCGCCTCCTCCAGCGCGGCTCGGCCGAGCCCACCCCGGCCGCCATCGCCGCCGAAGCGGAGCGCCTCACCGAGCGCGACCGGAAAGACTCCGAGCGCGCCACCGCGCCGCTGCGCCGGGCGCCGGACGCGGTTGTCGTCGACACCACGGCGCTCACCTTCGACCAGCAGGTCGAGCGGATCGTCGGGCTCGTCGTCCGCCGGAGCAAACGACCGTGA